In the genome of Deltaproteobacteria bacterium, the window ACGCGAAACGGAGGCTCGATAAAGATGTCCAAATCGTTGCGACGCATTTTCCTTTTTGTGTTCTTTGCGTTCTTTGCGGCCAATCCTCTCCCCGCTCAGGAAAAACTCACGGTCTCCTACAGCTCCGTCGACGCCCCGAGCGCCAACTGGTACATCGCCCAGGAAAAAGGTTTCTACAAAAAATACGGCTTGGACGTTGAATCGATATTCATCCCCGCCTCCTCGACCAACGTCGCCGTGCTGGTCGCCGGCCAGTTGAAATTCGGCAACGGCACCGGCGGCACCATCGCCAGCGCCGCCGTCAGCGGCGCAAATCTGGTCGCCGTCGCCTGTTTCATGAACACGTTGCCCTACGAACTCATCGTCCAGGACTCGATCAAGACCAAGGAACAACTGAAAGGCAAAAGCATCGGCATCAGCCGCATCGGCAGCTCCTCCGATGTCGTCGCCCGGGTATTCCTGCGCAATCTCGGATTGGAGCCGGACAAAGACGTGGCGATCATCCAGGTCGGCGGCGCCGGCGAACGGGCCGCCGCTTTCCGCACCGGCCGCATCGCCGCCTTCCCCGCGCCGCCCGGAGTGTTGCATCTCACCAAGGGCATGCCGCAGCGGGTGCTGATCAGCACCGCGGATTTTCAAAAGCCCTATCCCTTTCCCTACATCTGCGGCA includes:
- a CDS encoding ABC transporter substrate-binding protein; this translates as MTRTLTDGMHKRQRLDRRVNLHYYATRNGGSIKMSKSLRRIFLFVFFAFFAANPLPAQEKLTVSYSSVDAPSANWYIAQEKGFYKKYGLDVESIFIPASSTNVAVLVAGQLKFGNGTGGTIASAAVSGANLVAVACFMNTLPYELIVQDSIKTKEQLKGKSIGISRIGSSSDVVARVFLRNLGLEPDKDVAIIQVGGAGERAAAFRTGRIAAFPAPPGVLHLTKGMPQRVLISTADFQKPYPFPYICGTTTKSYLAANRPTVRRLVMALSEGSHFFKTRKEESKQILAKYSRQNEPAYLEAAWDVNAKLFDRVPYVTREGMDIQLKDALAKKPSSTVKVDDIVDDTIVAELEKEGFFDRLYKP